A single window of Chryseobacterium shigense DNA harbors:
- the glyA gene encoding serine hydroxymethyltransferase, whose amino-acid sequence MDIIFDLIEKERQRQAHGLELIASENFVSENVMKAMGSVLTNKYAEGYPGKRYYGGCEVVDEVETLAINRAKELFGVDYVNVQPHSGSQANAAIYLAVLKPGDKIMGMDLSMGGHLTHGSAVNFSGIQYQVVSYGVQKETGLIDYDQMREVALREKPKMLIAGFSAYSRDLDYAKFREVADEIGATLWADIAHPAGLVAKGLLNSPFEHCHVVTTTTHKTLRGPRGGMIMMGKDFENTYGHKTPKGETKMMSQVLDGAVFPGIQGGPLEHVIAGKAIAFGEALDGQFETYAKQVKANAQALSKAMIDRGFDIVSGGTDNHLMLVDLRNKNVNGKETEKALVLADITCNKNMVPFDDKSPFTTSGIRLGTAAITTRGLKENDMDTIAGLISEVVDNIKNEEVISSVKKKVNELMEGKALFNY is encoded by the coding sequence ATGGACATTATTTTCGACCTGATTGAAAAAGAAAGACAAAGACAAGCCCATGGATTAGAGCTTATTGCGTCAGAAAACTTTGTTTCTGAGAACGTAATGAAAGCAATGGGAAGTGTACTGACCAACAAATATGCCGAAGGATATCCCGGAAAAAGATATTATGGAGGCTGTGAAGTAGTAGATGAGGTTGAAACATTAGCCATCAACAGAGCAAAAGAACTTTTCGGTGTAGATTATGTGAATGTACAGCCGCATTCAGGTTCTCAGGCTAATGCTGCCATTTATCTTGCCGTTTTGAAACCGGGAGACAAAATCATGGGAATGGACCTTTCAATGGGTGGGCACCTTACCCACGGATCTGCGGTTAACTTTTCAGGAATCCAATATCAGGTTGTTTCTTATGGTGTTCAGAAAGAAACAGGACTTATCGACTACGATCAGATGAGAGAAGTTGCTTTAAGAGAAAAACCGAAAATGCTGATTGCAGGTTTCTCTGCTTATTCCAGAGATCTTGATTATGCTAAATTCAGAGAAGTGGCTGATGAGATTGGAGCTACACTTTGGGCAGATATTGCTCACCCGGCCGGTTTGGTTGCAAAAGGACTTTTAAACTCTCCATTCGAACATTGCCATGTAGTAACTACAACCACTCATAAAACGTTAAGAGGTCCAAGAGGAGGAATGATCATGATGGGCAAAGACTTCGAAAATACATATGGCCACAAAACCCCGAAAGGAGAAACAAAGATGATGAGCCAGGTACTGGACGGAGCCGTTTTTCCGGGAATTCAGGGTGGTCCGCTTGAGCATGTTATTGCAGGTAAAGCAATTGCTTTCGGAGAAGCACTGGACGGTCAGTTCGAAACCTATGCCAAGCAGGTTAAAGCCAATGCACAGGCATTATCAAAAGCCATGATCGACAGAGGTTTTGATATCGTAAGCGGAGGTACAGACAATCACTTAATGCTGGTAGACCTTAGAAATAAAAACGTAAACGGAAAAGAAACAGAAAAAGCTTTAGTGCTTGCAGATATTACATGTAATAAAAATATGGTTCCTTTCGATGATAAATCGCCATTCACTACTTCCGGTATCAGACTGGGAACTGCAGCAATCACAACAAGAGGTCTTAAGGAAAACGATATGGATACTATTGCAGGGTTAATCTCTGAAGTGGTTGACAATATCAAGAATGAAGAGGTGATCAGCTCTGTAAAGAAGAAAGTAAATGAACTGATGGAAGGCAAAGCCCTGTTCAACTATTAA
- a CDS encoding regulatory protein RecX yields the protein MEKKSFTFDEIKQKMVNYCVYQDRCHAEVEQKMREFLLIEEAKDEIILYLLKENYLNEERFTRSYIRGKFYIKHWGKNKIKMHLKQKQVSEKLINSCFNEIDEEDYGKMIRKIFEDYYSRQKGMQEYQRKSKTIKYLMSRGFEYEKINDTFDET from the coding sequence ATGGAGAAAAAATCATTCACTTTTGATGAAATAAAACAGAAAATGGTAAATTATTGCGTTTACCAGGACCGCTGTCATGCAGAAGTTGAGCAGAAAATGAGAGAATTCCTGCTCATTGAGGAAGCAAAAGATGAAATCATCCTGTACCTTCTGAAAGAAAACTATCTTAATGAAGAACGATTCACGCGAAGCTATATCAGAGGTAAATTTTATATCAAGCACTGGGGGAAGAATAAAATCAAAATGCACCTTAAACAAAAACAGGTTTCTGAAAAATTAATCAACAGCTGTTTTAATGAAATAGATGAAGAGGATTACGGAAAAATGATCAGGAAAATCTTTGAAGATTATTATTCCAGGCAGAAAGGAATGCAGGAATACCAGCGAAAATCAAAAACAATAAAATATTTGATGAGCAGAGGCTTTGAATATGAAAAAATAAATGATACTTTTGACGAAACATAA
- a CDS encoding aminotransferase class I/II-fold pyridoxal phosphate-dependent enzyme, translating into MGGNELKYIHNAFDTNWISQYGSNIDEFENSLERYLGNNSHVTALSSGTAAIHLALRLLNVEEGDFVICQSFTFVASANPILYLKAIPVFVDSENQTWNMCPEALEDAVKYCIQQGKKPKAIITVCLYGMPFMADEILQISKKYEIPVIEDSAEALGSKYKGQPCGTFGDLSAISFNGNKIITTAGGGVLISKSQETKKRTLFLATQGKDNEEFYNHSELGYNYRMDNIAAGIGRGQLETLEEKIIQRRKNHDFYQELVGNNEDIELFSAPNSDFYSNYWLNTVIVKNKISKEDLRSKFSQNNIETRYLWKPMHLQPLYKDCKFFGNNLSGTLFDTGLCLPSGTNLTDDCRNRISDVLENEIH; encoded by the coding sequence ATGGGGGGAAACGAGCTTAAATATATACATAATGCATTCGATACCAACTGGATCTCGCAATATGGCTCCAATATAGATGAATTTGAAAATAGCCTTGAAAGGTATTTAGGAAACAATTCTCATGTTACAGCCTTATCTTCCGGTACTGCAGCCATTCATCTGGCATTACGGTTATTGAATGTTGAGGAAGGAGATTTTGTAATATGCCAGTCCTTTACTTTTGTTGCTTCCGCCAATCCTATTCTATATCTTAAAGCCATCCCTGTATTTGTAGACAGCGAAAACCAAACCTGGAACATGTGTCCAGAGGCCCTGGAAGATGCGGTAAAATATTGTATTCAGCAAGGGAAAAAACCCAAAGCCATCATTACCGTATGCTTATATGGAATGCCTTTTATGGCGGACGAAATACTCCAGATTTCAAAAAAGTATGAAATTCCTGTGATTGAAGACAGCGCAGAAGCGCTGGGCAGTAAATATAAAGGCCAGCCCTGCGGAACATTCGGAGATCTTTCCGCCATAAGTTTCAACGGAAATAAAATCATCACGACTGCTGGAGGCGGAGTTTTGATTTCAAAGAGCCAGGAAACCAAAAAAAGAACGCTTTTCCTTGCCACACAGGGGAAAGACAATGAAGAGTTTTATAACCATTCAGAACTGGGATATAATTACAGAATGGATAATATTGCAGCAGGAATTGGAAGAGGACAGTTGGAAACATTGGAGGAAAAAATTATTCAACGAAGAAAAAATCATGATTTTTATCAAGAGCTGGTAGGGAATAATGAGGATATTGAATTGTTTTCTGCACCAAATAGTGATTTTTATTCTAATTACTGGCTCAATACTGTTATTGTAAAAAATAAAATTTCTAAAGAGGATTTAAGGAGTAAATTCTCACAGAATAACATAGAAACCAGATATCTATGGAAACCAATGCATCTCCAGCCATTATATAAAGACTGTAAATTTTTTGGAAATAATCTGTCTGGTACACTTTTTGACACAGGACTGTGCCTGCCATCGGGAACCAATTTAACGGACGATTGCAGAAACAGAATTTCTGACGTTTTAGAAAATGAAATTCATTAA